A part of Rhodamnia argentea isolate NSW1041297 chromosome 8, ASM2092103v1, whole genome shotgun sequence genomic DNA contains:
- the LOC125312465 gene encoding linoleate 13S-lipoxygenase 2-1, chloroplastic-like, which yields MSNTQLHQSPSASPTLVPLTKPSSQGNGGIATLLVQSTPALQKSPRSVLVGVASSNIKVVASPIAVEKSLSVKAVVIVKPKIGGFFSHIAISRGLDKITDLVGKTILLELVSAALDPKTGQEKKTTKGYVRETSQNEEGVTYECEFVVGEEFGEVGAIFVENEHHEEMYIKDIILDGLESGPLSITCKSWVHSKYDNPQKRVFFTNKCYLPSETPSGLRRLREEELVILRGNGQGERKSYERIYDYDVYNDLGNSDSDADKKRPVLGGQELPYPRRCRTGRRQCKTDPLSESRSRSIYVPRDEQFSTIKNSTFSAKTVYSVMHALLPSLETAIVDANLGFPFFTAIDKLFNEGVNLPPLQKQGFLKDLFPRLVKTITDASQDLLRFETPETMNRNRFFWFSDEEFARQTLAGINPCTIQLITEWPLRSELDPTIYGPSESAITIDIIEREIKGFMTVNEAIKQKKLFMLDYHDLFLPYVNKVRQLKGTTLYGSRTIFFLTPDNTLKSLAIELTRPPTDDGRPQWKQVFTPPCHSTGMWLWRLAKAHVLAHDSGYHQLVSHWLRTHCATEPYIIATNRQLSEMHPIYKLLHPHFRYTMEINALARGNLINGDGIIESTFSPGKYSMELSAVAYDKQWQFDLQGLPNDLISRGLAVEDPTAPHGLKLAIEDYPFANDGLLLWDAIKEWVTDYVNHYYPDPSRVASDNELQSWWTEIRTVGHGDKKDSPGWPDLRSPSDLIHIITTMVWVTSGHHAAVNFGQYTYGGYFPNRPTIARTKMPVEDPSEEELKIFMDKPEVALLKCFPSQIQATKVMAVLDVLSNHSPDEEYLGQDPEPAWKEEPVVNTAFERFNGRLKELEGIIDARNNDQRFKNRSGAGIVPYELLKPFSEPGVTGKGVPYSISI from the exons atgtCGAACACACAGCTTCATCAATCCCCATCTGCCTCCCCAACCTTGGTCCCATTAACCAAACCATCTAGCCAAGGCAATGGCGGCATCGCAACTTTACTAGTACAGTCCACACCTGCGCTCCAAAAGAGCCCTAGAAGCGTTCTGGTGGGGGTTGCATCGAGTAATATCAAAGTGGTTGCCAGCCCGATCGCTGTCGAGAAATCGCTGTCGGTTAAAGCGGTAGTGATTGTGAAACCCAAGATTGGTGGGTTCTTCTCGCACATCGCAATAAGCAGAGGGCTCGATAAGATCACTGATCTAGTGGGGAAAACAATCCTCTTGGAGCTTGTTAGTGCAGCGCTTGACCCAA AGACGGGACAAGAGAAGAAGACGACCAAAGGGTACGTGCGCGAGACGAGCCAGAATGAGGAGGGCGTGACGTACGAGTGTGAGTTCGTGGTCGGAGAGGAGTTTGGGGAGGTCGGGGCGATTTTCGTGGAGAATGAGCACCACGAGGAGATGTACATCAAGGACATCATCCTCGACGGGCTCGAGAGTGGTCCTCTTAGCATCACATGCAAATCATGGGTTCACTCCAAGTACGATAACCCACAAAAGAGGGTCTTCTTCACCAATAAG TGCTATTTACCGTCGGAAACACCGAGCGGGCTAAGGAGACTGAGAGAGGAGGAGCTGGTGATCTTGCGAGGGAACGGCCAAGGCGAGAGGAAGTCGTACGAGAGGATATACGATTACGATGTGTACAATGACCTCGGGAATTCGGACAGCGACGCGGATAAGAAGAGACCGGTGCTCGGTGGACAAGAGCTTCCGTACCCTAGACGATGTCGGACCGGGCGCCGTCAGTGCAAGACCG ATCCACTATCGGAATCGAGAAGCAGAAGCATATATGTGCCTCGAGACGAACAATTCTCGACGATAAAAAACTCAACTTTCTCTGCGAAGACAGTGTACTCCGTGATGCACGCGCTGTTGCCGTCTCTAGAGACGGCAATAGTTGACGCCAACCTGGGGTTCCCCTTCTTCACCGCCATCGACAAGCTCTTCAACGAAGGGGTCAACTTGCCCCCGTTGCAGAAGCAAGGCTTCCTCAAGGACCTCTTCCCTCGACTTGTCAAAACCATCACCGATGCCTCCCAAGATCTCTTGCGTTTCGAAACCCCAGAAACCATGAACC GAAACAGATTCTTTTGGTTTAGTGACGAAGAGTTCGCTCGTCAAACCCTAGCTGGAATTAACCCATGCACGATCCAATTGATCAC GGAATGGCCCTTGAGGAGCGAGCTAGACCCCACCATCTACGGTCCATCCGAATCAGCCATTACGATAGATATCATCGAGAGGGAAATCAAAGGCTTCATGACAGTCAACGAG GCCATAAAGCAAAAGAAGCTGTTCATGCTAGATTACCACGACCTGTTCCTACCGTACGTGAACAAAGTGAGGCAGCTCAAAGGGACAACGTTGTACGGGTCGAGGACGATCTTCTTCTTGACCCCAGACAACACATTGAAATCCCTCGCCATCGAGCTCACGCGGCCACCGACCGACGATGGAAGACCGCAATGGAAGCAGGTGTTCACCCCGCCGTGCCACTCCACTGGCATGTGGCTTTGGCGGCTTGCCAAGGCCCATGTCCTCGCCCACGACTCTGGATACCACCAGCTCGTTAGCCATTG GTTACGGACTCATTGTGCTACAGAACCTTACATAATAGCGACGAACCGGCAACTAAGCGAGATGCACCCGATCTATAAGTTGTTGCACCCGCATTTCCGATACACGATGGAGATCAATGCTCTGGCTCGTGGGAATCTCATCAACGGCGACGGCATCATTGAGAGCACCTTCTCACCTGGCAAGTATTCCATGGAGCTCAGCGCCGTCGCCTACGACAAGCAGTGGCAATTCGACTTACAAGGCCTGCCAAATGACTTGATCAGCAG GGGCCTGGCAGTGGAGGACCCGACGGCACCCCATGGCCTCAAGCTAGCGATCGAGGACTACCCCTTCGCTAACGACGGCCTCCTCTTGTGGGACGCCATCAAGGAGTGGGTCACCGACTATGTCAACCACTACTACCCCGACCCGAGCCGCGTTGCTTCAGACAATGAGCTCCAATCCTGGTGGACTGAGATCCGGACCGTTGGCCACGGCGACAAGAAAGACTCCCCCGGGTGGCCTGACCTAAGGAGCCCGTCCGACCTCATCCACATTATCACCACCATGGTTTGGGTCACCTCCGGCCACCACGCTGCTGTCAACTTCGGCCAATACACCTACGGCGGCTACTTCCCAAACCGGCCCACCATCGCCCGAACCAAGATGCCTGTCGAGGACCCGTCGGAAGAAGAGCTCAAGATCTTCATGGACAAACCTGAGGTCGCACTCCTCAAGTGCTTCCCGTCGCAGATACAGGCGACAAAGGTGATGGCAGTCCTCGACGTGTTGTCGAACCACTCGCCGGATGAGGAGTACCTGGGACAAGATCCGGAACCGGCATGGAAGGAGGAGCCGGTGGTAAACACGGCATTCGAGAGGTTCAATGGGAGGCTGAAGGAGCTTGAGGGCATCATCGACGCGAGGAACAACGACCAAAGGTTTAAGAATCGGAGCGGAGCCGGGATCGTGCCGTATGAGCTCTTGAAGCCGTTCTCTGAGCCCGGCGTGACCGGGAAGGGAGTTCCATACAGCATTTCCATTTGA